In Oncorhynchus keta strain PuntledgeMale-10-30-2019 chromosome 19, Oket_V2, whole genome shotgun sequence, a single genomic region encodes these proteins:
- the LOC118398875 gene encoding uncharacterized protein LOC118398875 has translation MATEGGQDGQRQKNVVLKRKLTGPPRLLLGKSKSNNQRGDRSEAHSKKRNKRVNIINGRQMDSSIKQSNIEAGETGSSQPVATSDDICPTSKMDEDQASSELPTEPSRWRSTSDEDETSEGQLEGHSKMRKSTKHGWRRLFSPALICVRRQRKKYAAKTSIQGGDQGVVQAERLTHTETKSMGEDTISLSDKCVRDAPDIDNVKKRRRRFTIRTWPTFKRLLTVSYVRGQRPKQGNVVQVVSEDVQQPSVTFRETFQHFLMCGRRAPSAVIPLEDKDTQDTGDKDTQDTGYKDNQDTGDKDNQDTGDNDNQDTGDKDNQDTGDKETEVEPMGTQDRGQQCTSDIQGVELLEKGAGVRGQCTERVTVCAEVSALQPENECPTDTLTSPESLLVSLIPTRVVRPEVDTEYTETSPMGDSKETGILEPKTSFKTKLWETETSTKTGTDSILSEVITVTMDANEMQGDELDHIQCLEKDKVIESDCAIINTLNSVAMDTNEYPSDSNQIISSENAAEDSADASEENDTLCMITVDNIVQNGPHLTNISITPGADSDQDVSDQESHEVGDENGKSGLLTEDDQDLLYGENLLVQTARFLVQAVMSAAMEQLSMEQRGTPTTVHREAQGSRDHA, from the coding sequence ATGGCGACTGAGGGGGGCCAAGATGGACAGCGTCAGAAAAACGTTGTCTTGAAGAGGAAGTTGACCGGTCCACCCAGACTCCTCCTGGGCAAATCAAAATCCAACAACCAGCGAGGTGACAGGTCTGAGGCTCATTCTAAGAAGAGAAACAAAAGAGTGAACATCATCAATGGAAGGCAGATGGATTCCTCCATCAAACAGTCAAATATAGAAGCTGGAGAGACGGGATCATCACAACCTGTAGCCACTTCAGACGACATCTGTCCAACCTCAAAAATGGATGAGGATCAAGCTTCATCTGAACTACCCACTGAGCCCTCAAGGTGGCGCTCCACCTCAGATGAGGATGAGACCAGTGAAGGCCAATTGGAAGGACACAGTAAGATGaggaaatcaacaaagcatggcTGGAGAAGGTTATTTTCCCCGGCTCTCATTTGCGTCAGAAGACAAAGGAAGAAGTACGCTGCAAAAACTTCAATCCAGGGTGGTGACCAGGGAGTTGTACAAGCTGAGAGACTAACTCACACTGAAACAAAGTCAATGGGAGAAGACACCATCTCCTTGAGTGACAAGTGTGTCCGCGATGCTCCTGACATTGACAATGTCAAGAAAAGGAGGCGCAGGTTTACCATCCGGACGTGGCCGACCTTCAAGCGGCTCTTGACAGTGTCTTACGTCCGCGGCCAAAGGCCAAAACAGGGAAATGTTGTACAGGTGGTCTCTGAAGACGTCCAACAACCGTCAGTGACCTTCAGGGAGACATTTCAGCATTTTTTGATGTGTGGAAGAAGGGCACCTTCAGCTGTGATCCCTCTGGAAGACAAGGACACCCAGGACACTGGAGACAAGGACACCCAAGACACTGGATACAAGGACAACCAGGACACTGGAGACAAGGACAACCAGGACACTGGAGACAACGACAACCAGGACACTGGAGACAAGGACAACCAGGACACTGGAGACAAGGAGACTGAGGTGGAGCCAATGGGGACACAAGACAGGGGACAACAGTGCACATCTGACATCCAGGGGGTTGAGCTTCTGGAAAAGGGGGCTGGGGTTAGAGGACAATgtacagagagagtgacagtgtgTGCTGAAGTGAGTGCCCTGCAGCCCGAGAACGAATGCCCAACAGACACCCTAACTAGCCCAGAGTCCCTACTAGTGAGTCTCATCCCGACAAGAGTAGTAAGACCAGAGGTAGATACAGAATACACAGAGACCAGTCCAATGGGTGATTCAAAGGAAACCGGGATATTGGAACCTAAGACTTCTTTCAAAACTAAGTTATGGGAAACTGAGACTTCTACCAAAACTGGCACAGACTCAATCCTCAGTGAAGTCATCACTGTTACCATGGATGCTAACGAGATGCAAGGAGATGAACTGGATCATATCCAGTGTTTAGAGAAGGACAAGGTCATTGAGTCAGACTGTGCGATAATCAATACACTCAACAGCGTTGCCATGGACACTAATGAGTATCCCTCAGACTCAAATCAGATAATTTCTTCAGAGAATGCTGCTGAGGACTCTGCTGATGCATCTGAGGAGAATGACACACTCTGCATGATCACGGTAGATAACATTGTGCAAAATGGCCCGCACTTGACCAACATCAGCATCACCCCCGGGGCTGACTCGGATCAGGATGTGTCCGACCAGGAAAGCCATGAGGTGGGGGATGAAAACGGCAAGAGTGGCCTCCTGACGGAGGATGACCAGGACTTGTTGTATGGAGAGAACCTGTTAGTACAGACGGCTCGCTTCTTGGTCCAGGCAGTCATGAGCGCTGCCATGGAGCAGCTCTCAATGGAACAGAGAGGCACTCCCACCACTGTCCACAGGGAGGCGCAAGGGAGTCGAGATCACGCTTGA